In Haemophilus parainfluenzae, the sequence TAAAGGCGAATTAAGCAGTAAACGAAGACGTTGGTTTTCTACCTTGAGTTGATCCAATAATAAAAGATCGGCATTTTTCTCACGCAACTGCTCACGCAATACTTTATTTTCAATAAGCAGTTTATTGGTATCCACCAAGTTATTTGATACACCATCTAGAACCGTTCTTGGCCCATTCGCAAGGTAATATAGGCCCCCCACGGCAGTTTCCATGACACTACGCGCCTTCGTCATTGATGAGGTTTGCCCATCAACTAAAATGAGTGTCATCGAAGCAATCACTGCTAACGCGAGTCGAATACCTAATGGTGGTGCTTTACCAAAAATGGGTTTCATTCACTGTCCTAGGGTTGAAAGGAAAAGTGCGGTCAAAAAATCAGACGAATTAAAAACGCCGATTTTTCTGACCGCACTTTTAGAGATTAAATTTCGTCGCTAAAAATATCGCCGCCGTGCATATCAATCATTTCGATTGCTTCACCGCCACCACGAGCTACGCAAGTTAATGGTTCTTCTGCGATGATTGCTGGTACGCCACATTCTTTTGATAACAATACATCAATGTTGCGTAATAAAGCACCACCACCCGTTAACACCATACCGCGTTCGAAAATATCTGCGGCGTGTTCTGGTTGGCATTCTTCAAGCGCTGTACGCACCGCTGCAACGATACCATTTAATGGCTGCTGAAGAGCTTCTTGTACATCACGAGAGGTTAATTTGAATGAACGAGGGGCACCTTCAGCAAGATTGTGACCGTGCACTTCCATTTCTAAAATTTCATCGCCTTCTTGAATGTATGCTGTACCAATTTCATGTTTGATACGCTCTGCAGTTGGCTCACCAATAACGGAACCAAAAGTACGACGAACATAAGAGATGATCGCTTCATCAAAACGGTCACCACCAATACGTACAGAAGATGAATACACGATACCGTTTAAAGAAATCACAGCCACTTCAGTGGTACCACCACCGATATCAATGACCATTGAACCGATCGCTGTAGAAACCGGCAAGTTAGCACCGATAGCAGCCGCCATTGGCTCTTCAATTAAATATACTTCACGTGCACCTGCACCTAATGCTGATTCTTTGATTGCACGACGTTCAACTTGAGTTGCACCAGCCGGTACACAAACGAGTACGCGCGGGCTAGGACGCATAAAGTTACCGCTATGTACTTGCTTGATAAAGTATTGCAACATTTTCTCTGTCACAGAGAAATCAGCAATTACACCATCTTTCATCGGACGAATAGCCACGATACTTTTTGGGGTACGACCAAGCATTTGTTTTGCTTCTTTACCTACTGCCGCAATACTTTTGTATGCGCCCATACGGTCTTGACGAATTGCCACAACTGAAGGTTCATCAAGTACGATGCCTTGGCCTTTCACGTAAATTAATGTATTTGCTGTACCTAGATCGATAGAAAGATCGTTTGAAAATAAACCACGAATTTTTTTGAATAACATAAGAATTCCGTCATTAGTTTGGTGAAAAATTACTCATTTCTGAGCATAGAAAAAAATTGTGATAAATGTACCAAAAAATCGAGTTTGATAACAGGATTTTTTACTTTGTTCATCTACACTTACCTCACTATTTTTTCTAACAAGGTAAGTGCGGTCAATTTTAATGGTGTTTTATACGAGATTTTGGTCAGTGAATCGCCACTTCCCGTTACCTAAAATCATCAATTGTTGCTGATGGAAAGCTTGTAAAGTTGAACGATGCCCCACGCTAATAACCGTTGTATTAGGTAAACGTTCTTTTAATAGTCGATACATATTATCTTCTAAGCCTTCATCCATACTCGCAGTGGCTTCATCCAAGAACGCGACGTTTGGTTTATGTAATAACAAACGTGCGAAAGCCAAACGTTGTTGCTCACCAAGAGAAAGGATACGCGTCCAGTCTTGTTCTTGATCTAAACGATCTCGTAAATGCCCTAAAGACACTTGTTTTAATACCTCAATCATCTCCTCACGATTAAAAGCCTTTTCTTCATTCGGATAAGCTAGCGCAGTCAATAAACTGCCTTGTGGTAAATAAGGTTTTTGCGATAAGAAAAGCTGATGGGTTGGGCAATACACATCCCCTTCAGAATACGCCCACAGCCCTGCCACGGTTCTCAACAACGTGGTTTTCCCCACACCAGAATTACCTTGGATTAATAGGGTTGAACCTTTTGGCAGCGTCAAATTTAAATTCTCAATTAAGGTTTTTCCAAATGGATTACTGATGCTTAAATCCTTAAAGATCACGTCTGTTTCGTGTTCATGTAAATGCGACGTAGATTGACGATTCGCCATATCAATCGCATAACTAAAGCCAGTTAAACGATCTAATGTGGCTTTATATCCTGCAAAACCATCGTAAGAATTACGGAAGAATGAAAGATTTGAATGCAACTTACCAAATACTTGTAGCGTTTGCATAAGATCGCCGAGTTTAATTTGTTTCTCAAAATAACGTCCCACTTGAATGAGTAAAGGGAACACGACCGAAACTTGGCTAACCACTAGGTTAAAACCAGAGAATTTTAAGGTTCGATAAACAATATCCCACATGTTATTGATCACCGATCCGAATTGTTTATAAAGTTGGCTACGCTCAACTTTCTCACCGGCATAAAATGCTACACTTTCCGCATATTCCTTGATACGAATTAAAGAATAACGATAGTTAGCGCTTAAGCGTTCGTTGACGAAATTCAACATAATTAACGGTCGTCCTAAACGGAATGCTATCACGGTGGTGATAATCACATAAGTGAACACCAAGAACACCATCATACGAGGAATTTCAGTACCAAATACCATCATTGGCCCCGCTAATCCCCACAATAAGATCGTGTAAGAAATCATCGAGGTGACAGCATCAATCACACCAGTGCTTAAGGAAAGCGAGGTTCTCACATAAGATTGCACATCTTGTTGAATACGTTGATCGGGGTTATCTAAGTTAGCGGAAACATACTGCGTTTTGTAGTACGCACGATTATCCATCCATTTATCGACTAACTGACTATTCAACCATTCAATCCAATTAATAGAAAAGCGTTGTTCTAAATAATAGCTAAGTAATGCCGTCATGACAGAGCTTGTCGCAATCACACAAAACAGCACCATTTGATCCCAAAACACTGGTTCATTAAATTCCTGTAAGGACGTGTACATATTGTTATACCACTCGGAATGCACCAAGCTAATACGCACACTGACTAATGTCATCGCCACAATTAACAAGAAAAATAGCAAAGGTTTAATACTTCGACGTGGTGAAAGATACCCCCCCGCAAATTGCCAAAATTGTTTACCCCAGTGGGTAAAACGGACTAATAAGAAAATACCAAAGCTAAACACAACTGCCGTCATCGCTAGAGTTTTTACTATCCATAAAAGCGAATTAATGGCCTCTTGAGCGTAATCCATAATCAACCTATAAAATCAAAAAAGTGCGGTCATTTTAGGCGGTGTTTATTTTTAAGCAAGAAAAAATGTGATAGAGATAACATTTTTTGACTTTGTTACAAGCGGGTAGGAAATCAAATTGTTATAATCCAAAATAGTTAAATTTTTAATAAATTAGAGGTCGGTATGAGTGAAACTGCGATTACCATTAGTTTGCTTGCCCTCGTTGCCGTAATTGGTCTATGGATCGGGCATTTTAAAATTAAAGGTGTAGGATTAGGTATTGGTGGCGTGCTATTTGGTGGTATTTTGGTTGCCCATTTTACTACGCAATATGGCATTAAACTGGATACCCATACGTTACATTTTGTTCAAGAGTTCGGCTTAATTCTGTTTGTTTATACGATTGGTATTCAAGTAGGACCGGGCTTTTTTGCGTCCTTACGGCAATCAGGATTAACCTTAAATGGGTTAGGAATCTTAATTGTTGCGCTCGGTGCGTTAGTGACGATTCTCATTTATAAGTTTGCAGATATTCCCCTCGATGTCGCACTTGGTATTTACTCGGGTGCGGTCACAAATACGCCATCTCTCGGTGCGGGTCAGCAAATTCTTTCCGAATTAGGGATGTCACAAACGACATCTAACATGGGGATGGCCTATGCGATGGCCTATCCTTTTGGGATTTGTGGCATTTTGCTTTCTATGTGGCTTATTCGCCTTTTCTTTAAAATTAAAGTGGATGAAGAAGCGGCGAATTTTGAAAAAGAAAGTGGCCACGACAAAGAAGCACTTAAAAGCATGTCCCTAAAAGTCACTAATACCAATCTCAATGGTATCCATTTAATTGAGATCCCTGGTTTTGACGATGAAGATGTAGTTTGTTCTCGCTTAAAACGAGGTGAATTAGTCATTGTGCCAAAAGCAGATACCGATGTTCAACTTGGTGACATTTTGCATTTAGTTGGTAATCCTGAAGGCTTGAAAAAAATGCATCTTATTATCGGGGAAGAAGTAGATGTTCCAGTCGCAAGCTTGAGTGGCGAAATTCGTTCTGAACGCGTTGTGGTTACCAATGAAAAAGTATTAGGTAAAAAAATTCGTCATCTCGGCATTCATCAAAAATACGGTGTAGTCATTTCACGTTTAAACCGTGCAGGTGTGGAATTGGTGCCAACAGCCCATACCACCCTTCAATTCGGTGACGTATTGCATATGGTGGGTAAAACCGACATTCTCAACCAAGCCATTTCAGTTATCGGGAACGCTAAACAAAAACTGCTACAAGTGCAAATGTTACCGGTATTTATTGGGATTGGCTTAGGGGTGTTACTCGGATCTATTCCTTTCTATATTCCGGGCTTCCCGGTGGCATTAAAATTAGGGCTAGCTGGCGGGCCATTAGTCGTCGCGTTAATCCTAGCTCGAATTGGCTCTATCGGTAAACTTTATTGGTTTATGCCACCAAGTGCTAACTTGGCATTGCGCGAAATTGGTATTGTGCTCTTCCTTGCCGTGGTGGGTTTAAAATCTGGCGGTAGCTTTGTAGACACGCTCACCAATGGTTCTGGTCTTGAATGGATGGGATACGGTATTTTTATCACACTCATACCATTAATGATTGTGGGAATCATTGCCCGTTTATATGCGAAATTAAATTACCTTTCACTTTGTGGTTTATTGGCGGGTTCGATGACTGATCCTCCAGCGCTCGCTTTCGCAAACGAACTAAAAGAAGGAAGTGGTGCAGCATCCCTTTCCTACGCGACAGTTTATCCGCTCACAATGTTCCTGCGGATCATTTCACCACAATTGTTAGCGATTCTTTTATGGGTTTAATACCCTTTCAAACTTGGGGCAGTATCACTGCCCCAATGTTTATGCCAAGCACTGTTACAACCATAAAACAATTCAAATAAAATCCGCCCTAAGCCTACCCCTTTCCTTCATTCAATGATAGAATTCATCGCTTTATTCAAATAGGAAAAGAAATGTCATTAGTTGAATTTGTAATTGATAAACTCGATGATTTAAAAGGCACCGAAATTGTGCATTTTGATGTAAAAGGCAAATCATCGATTACTGAAAATATGATTATTTGTACTGGTACATCTAGCCGCCAAGTGTCTGCTATGGCAGATAACCTTATTGCAGAATGTAAAAAAGCCGGTTATGAGACCTTTGGTGAAGAAGGTCGTAATACAGCTGATTGGATCGTGGTCGATCTCGGTCAAACTATCGTACATATTATGCAACGTGATGCACGTGAGATGTATCAGTTAGAAAAACTTTGGGCATAAAGTGCGGTCAATTTTGACTGTCTTTTGAAAGGGAAAAGGATGAAAATCACATTAATCGCAGTGGGCACAAAAATGCCAGCTTGGGTGACAACTGGATTTGAAGAATACCAACGTCGTTTTCCTAAAGACATGCCTTTTGAACTTATTGAAATCCCTGCAGGCAAACGTGGCAAAAATGCTGACATTAAACGCATCTTAGAGCAAGAAGGCAAAGCAATGTTAGCCGCTTGCGGAAAAGGTAAAGTGGTGACATTAGATATCCCAGGCAAACCTTGGACAACACCACAGCTCGCAGAGCAACTAGAAGGCTGGAAAAATGATGGTCGTGATGTGTGCTTGCTTATTGGCGGGCCAGAAGGCTTATCCCCTGAATGTAAAGCTGTAGCAGAACAAAGTTGGTCCCTGTCACCACTCACACTGCCCCATCCGTTAGTGCGTGTTGTGGTGGCAGAAAGTTTATACCGCGCTTGGTCACTGACAACAAACCATCCTTATCACAGAGAATAACGCATTACATTACCGATGAATTTAAAAAAATTCTTTTCTGCACCAACTAATGAACCGATCCGCGATAAAAAAGCGGAGCGAAATTTGTTTGCGCGTCGAACATTGGTGGCATTCATCGGTATTTTGGCTCTCAGCGGCGTACTATTTGCCAATATTTACCATCTCCAGGTGGTGAATTACGACATGTACCAAACTCGCTCTAATGGTAACCGTATTAAATTACTTCCGCTTCCTCCTACTCGTGGATTAATTTACGACCGTTACGGCGAATTACTGGCAGAAAACCTCACCTTTTTCGGTTTATATATCGTGCCGGAAAAAACAGAAAATTTAGACCGCACTTTTGAAGAATTGCGATATGTTGTAGGGCTAACTGATGAAGACATTGAGCATTTCAAAAAAGAACGTCGTCGCGGTACACGTTATACGCCGATTTTACTCAAACCAAGTTTAACGGAAGAACAAATTGCCCGTTTTGCAGTAAACCAGTATAAATATCCAAGCCTTGATGTTCGCCCTTATTTCAAACGAAACTACCTGTATGGTGAAACCATGACCCATATTTTGGGTTATGTTGGGCGTATTAATGACCGAGATGTTGAACGCCTAAAAAAAGAAGAAAAATTTGCTAACTACTCAGGGTCCACTGATATGGGAAAACTGGGTATTGAACGCTATTACGAAGAACAACTCCACGGTACGACGGGTTTTGAAGAAGTGGAAATCAATAACCGCGGGAAAGTTATCCGTAAATTACGTGAGCAACCAGCCACAGCGGGTAAAAGTATTCATCTGACTATCGATTTAGCCTTGCAACGCTATATTATGTCATTACTTTCAGGGCAAAAAGGTGCTGTTGTCGTGCTTGATCCGAAAGATAACAGCGTGTTAGCGATGGTTTCCACACCGAGTTATGACAATAATTTATTCGTGGATGGGATTTCCGCTAGCGATTACAAACGCTTATTAAACGACCCTGCTCGCCCACTTTACAGTCGTGCAACACAAGGGGTCTATCCACCAGCCTCTACGGTAAAACCATTTGTTGCTGTTGCAGCATTAACGGAAGGGGTGATTACGCCTCATACTACCATTTTTGACCCTGGTTACTGGATGCTTCCAAACTCGACAAAGCGTTTCCGAGATTGGAAAAAATCAGGGCACGGCTATACAGATTTAAATAAAGCCATTACAGAATCATCGGATACCTTCTTCTATCAAACTGCCTTTAATTTAGGTATTGATCGTTTCTCCATGTGGATGAAACGCTTTGGCTTTGGTATGCCGACAGGTATTGAAATCCAAGAAGAAGCCACGGCCAATATGCCGAGTAAAGAATGGAAACAAAAACGTTATAAAAAACCTTGGGTACAAGGCGATACAATCTCTGTAGGGATTGGACAAGGTTATTGGACGGCTACGCCATTACAAGTAGCAAAAGCCACCTCTATCGTGGTTAATAACGGGAAAATACATACGCCTCATTTAATGAAATCAGTAGAAGGCTCTATCATTGAGCCCTATCAAGACCCGCTTTTATATGAGGATATTACTGATCCGAAACAAGCTTATTGGGATGCCGCTAAACGAGGGATGTTTAACGTGGTGAATTATGGTGCAGGAACAGGACGAAAAGCCTTTGTCGGCACCAATTACCATGTAGCTGGGAAATCCGGTACTGCACAGGTATTCAGCTTAAAAGAAAACCAAAAATATAATGCTGCAGGATTGAAAAAAGAATTGCATGACCATGCTTGGTTCACTGCTTATGCACCTTACGAAGATCCGAAATTAGTTGTCACGATTA encodes:
- the rsfS gene encoding ribosome silencing factor, coding for MSLVEFVIDKLDDLKGTEIVHFDVKGKSSITENMIICTGTSSRQVSAMADNLIAECKKAGYETFGEEGRNTADWIVVDLGQTIVHIMQRDAREMYQLEKLWA
- a CDS encoding ABC transporter ATP-binding protein/permease, which produces MDYAQEAINSLLWIVKTLAMTAVVFSFGIFLLVRFTHWGKQFWQFAGGYLSPRRSIKPLLFFLLIVAMTLVSVRISLVHSEWYNNMYTSLQEFNEPVFWDQMVLFCVIATSSVMTALLSYYLEQRFSINWIEWLNSQLVDKWMDNRAYYKTQYVSANLDNPDQRIQQDVQSYVRTSLSLSTGVIDAVTSMISYTILLWGLAGPMMVFGTEIPRMMVFLVFTYVIITTVIAFRLGRPLIMLNFVNERLSANYRYSLIRIKEYAESVAFYAGEKVERSQLYKQFGSVINNMWDIVYRTLKFSGFNLVVSQVSVVFPLLIQVGRYFEKQIKLGDLMQTLQVFGKLHSNLSFFRNSYDGFAGYKATLDRLTGFSYAIDMANRQSTSHLHEHETDVIFKDLSISNPFGKTLIENLNLTLPKGSTLLIQGNSGVGKTTLLRTVAGLWAYSEGDVYCPTHQLFLSQKPYLPQGSLLTALAYPNEEKAFNREEMIEVLKQVSLGHLRDRLDQEQDWTRILSLGEQQRLAFARLLLHKPNVAFLDEATASMDEGLEDNMYRLLKERLPNTTVISVGHRSTLQAFHQQQLMILGNGKWRFTDQNLV
- a CDS encoding putative transporter, whose product is MSETAITISLLALVAVIGLWIGHFKIKGVGLGIGGVLFGGILVAHFTTQYGIKLDTHTLHFVQEFGLILFVYTIGIQVGPGFFASLRQSGLTLNGLGILIVALGALVTILIYKFADIPLDVALGIYSGAVTNTPSLGAGQQILSELGMSQTTSNMGMAYAMAYPFGICGILLSMWLIRLFFKIKVDEEAANFEKESGHDKEALKSMSLKVTNTNLNGIHLIEIPGFDDEDVVCSRLKRGELVIVPKADTDVQLGDILHLVGNPEGLKKMHLIIGEEVDVPVASLSGEIRSERVVVTNEKVLGKKIRHLGIHQKYGVVISRLNRAGVELVPTAHTTLQFGDVLHMVGKTDILNQAISVIGNAKQKLLQVQMLPVFIGIGLGVLLGSIPFYIPGFPVALKLGLAGGPLVVALILARIGSIGKLYWFMPPSANLALREIGIVLFLAVVGLKSGGSFVDTLTNGSGLEWMGYGIFITLIPLMIVGIIARLYAKLNYLSLCGLLAGSMTDPPALAFANELKEGSGAASLSYATVYPLTMFLRIISPQLLAILLWV
- the rlmH gene encoding 23S rRNA (pseudouridine(1915)-N(3))-methyltransferase RlmH — its product is MKITLIAVGTKMPAWVTTGFEEYQRRFPKDMPFELIEIPAGKRGKNADIKRILEQEGKAMLAACGKGKVVTLDIPGKPWTTPQLAEQLEGWKNDGRDVCLLIGGPEGLSPECKAVAEQSWSLSPLTLPHPLVRVVVAESLYRAWSLTTNHPYHRE
- a CDS encoding rod shape-determining protein, with the translated sequence MLFKKIRGLFSNDLSIDLGTANTLIYVKGQGIVLDEPSVVAIRQDRMGAYKSIAAVGKEAKQMLGRTPKSIVAIRPMKDGVIADFSVTEKMLQYFIKQVHSGNFMRPSPRVLVCVPAGATQVERRAIKESALGAGAREVYLIEEPMAAAIGANLPVSTAIGSMVIDIGGGTTEVAVISLNGIVYSSSVRIGGDRFDEAIISYVRRTFGSVIGEPTAERIKHEIGTAYIQEGDEILEMEVHGHNLAEGAPRSFKLTSRDVQEALQQPLNGIVAAVRTALEECQPEHAADIFERGMVLTGGGALLRNIDVLLSKECGVPAIIAEEPLTCVARGGGEAIEMIDMHGGDIFSDEI
- the mrdA gene encoding penicillin-binding protein 2, with the translated sequence MNLKKFFSAPTNEPIRDKKAERNLFARRTLVAFIGILALSGVLFANIYHLQVVNYDMYQTRSNGNRIKLLPLPPTRGLIYDRYGELLAENLTFFGLYIVPEKTENLDRTFEELRYVVGLTDEDIEHFKKERRRGTRYTPILLKPSLTEEQIARFAVNQYKYPSLDVRPYFKRNYLYGETMTHILGYVGRINDRDVERLKKEEKFANYSGSTDMGKLGIERYYEEQLHGTTGFEEVEINNRGKVIRKLREQPATAGKSIHLTIDLALQRYIMSLLSGQKGAVVVLDPKDNSVLAMVSTPSYDNNLFVDGISASDYKRLLNDPARPLYSRATQGVYPPASTVKPFVAVAALTEGVITPHTTIFDPGYWMLPNSTKRFRDWKKSGHGYTDLNKAITESSDTFFYQTAFNLGIDRFSMWMKRFGFGMPTGIEIQEEATANMPSKEWKQKRYKKPWVQGDTISVGIGQGYWTATPLQVAKATSIVVNNGKIHTPHLMKSVEGSIIEPYQDPLLYEDITDPKQAYWDAAKRGMFNVVNYGAGTGRKAFVGTNYHVAGKSGTAQVFSLKENQKYNAAGLKKELHDHAWFTAYAPYEDPKLVVTIILENAGGGSSNAAPIVRQIMDFYLNKRLPQIERQQNAEKEKMTDQTELDVPTQEPQPSENE